A genome region from Cucumis sativus cultivar 9930 chromosome 4, Cucumber_9930_V3, whole genome shotgun sequence includes the following:
- the LOC101218714 gene encoding pentatricopeptide repeat-containing protein At3g14580, mitochondrial, producing MIRSSLRLSQLFLLNSIFSSSSPSIPLHLPSSSSSFSTSPKQPSVFPHKLSHRDWLSPNEVINIIQQIQHPSSVLAFLHQWSNRKDYKPNKEIYTLVVSRLAEGRLFDDIEKVMLRIKAERNFRLSDEFFYHVIKIYGNVAGRLNKAIDTLFDMPNYNCWPSVKTFNFVLNLLVSAKMFDVVHEVYMGAPKLGIEIDACCLNILVKGLCQSGNLDAALKVLDEFPQQRCRPNVRTFSTLLHGLCENGELGRALELFCKMENEGVCPDTITFNILISGLRKKKRIEEAIELLGRMKLKGCYPNAGTYQEVLYGLLDTGKFIEARDCMHRMISEGMDPSFVSYKKLLSGLCKKKLTEDVDWVLKQMVMQGFVPKVGMWKVILRCMLSGNEECIDITDEVFEKFVLLAKEDGAA from the coding sequence ATGATCCGTTCTTCTCTACGCCTTTCTCAACTCTTTTTGTTaaactccattttctcttcatcGTCTCCTTCGAttcctcttcatcttccttcaTCTTCCTCCTCTTTCTCCACTTCCCCTAAACAACCCTCTGTTTTCCCCCATAAACTCAGCCACAGAGATTGGTTATCTCCCAATGAAGTCATCAATATCATCCAACAAATCCAACATCCTTCCTCTGTCCTTGCATTCCTCCACCAATGGTCAAATCGCAAGGACTACAAACCCAACAAAGAAATCTACACTCTCGTTGTCTCCAGACTTGCCGAGGGGCGgttgtttgatgatattgaAAAGGTGATGTTGAGAATCAAAGCCGAAAGGAATTTCCGCCTGTCCGATGAGTTTTTCTACCATGTTATTAAGATTTATGGTAATGTTGCTGGTCGTTTAAATAAAGCTATTGATACCCTTTTCGATATGCCCAATTATAACTGCTGGCCCAGTGTTAAAACCTTTAATTTTGTGCTTAATTTGCTTGTTTCGGCCAAGATGTTTGATGTTGTTCATGAGGTCTATATGGGTGCTCCTAAGTTGGGGATTGAGATTGATGCTTGTTGTCTTAATATACTCGTTAAAGGGTTGTGCCAGAGTGGGAATCTTGATGCTGCACTCAAGGTGCTCGATGAATTTCCTCAACAGAGGTGTAGGCCAAATGTCAGAACATTTTCAACCCTTCTGCATGGGTTGTGTGAGAATGGGGAACTAGGGAGAGCATTGGAGCTCTTCtgtaaaatggaaaatgaaggTGTTTGCCCCGACACTATAACGTTTAACATATTGATTTCGGGGcttagaaagaagaagagaattgaAGAGGCAATAGAACTTTTGGGGAGAATGAAGCTTAAAGGTTGCTACCCCAATGCGGGGACTTATCAAGAGGTTTTGTATGGCCTGCTCGATACGGGTAAGTTTATCGAGGCAAGGGATTGTATGCATCGGATGATATCGGAGGGTATGGACCCAAGTTTCGTTTCATATAAGAAGTTGTTGTCTGGGCTATGTAAGAAGAAACTAACTGAGGATGTGGATTGGGTTCTGAAACAGATGGTTATGCAAGGTTTCGTCCCAAAAGTGGGGATGTGGAAAGTGATTTTACGTTGTATGTTATCAGGAAATGAAGAATGCATTGATATCACTGATGAAGTATTTGAGAAATTTGTGTTGCTTGCAAAGGAAGATGGGGCGGCGTAA